The following proteins come from a genomic window of Daphnia carinata strain CSIRO-1 chromosome 8, CSIRO_AGI_Dcar_HiC_V3, whole genome shotgun sequence:
- the LOC130704232 gene encoding N-acetylated-alpha-linked acidic dipeptidase 2-like, whose amino-acid sequence MGNKSIALLLGATSAVFFVFGALIGVYVIEENKNAFVTLDVKPLLIDEISAEKISANLKHLTSVPHVAGTEQDLLQAEWVRDRFLESGLDEAHTVPYDVLLSYPRHGVVNTVQLIDEKNQVNFTTAGRQPPLGTPQDSYDKVLLNFNAYSGNGIAEDNIVYAYYGRDVDYEELQKRGVNVTGHIVLVRYGAIFRGSKVVIAAKWGAIGVILFTDPIDKAIEGRNFTFPDSWWLPGMGVESGSLYVVDGDPLTPAYPAIESAFRLKEEEQANLPRIPVQPVGYDEAEILLRSISCENPAPQEWAGLLDTRYCLGPKPLNTGWKVRINVSTTNEMRRTYNTIGILRGSVEGDRYVLLGNHRDAWTFGALDPSSGTASMIEVVRALGYIMKNKNWRPRRTMVFCSWGAEEFGLIGSYEWTQQFAKVLSQRAVAYLNVDVAVGGNQTLRGSAYPMLKNLVIESSKLVPNPNAAEIAAGRTTVFDTWAKNAPDANKPGQPAVGNMGGGSDFAPFAYVVGTPTTDFGYTAPYSYPTYHTLYDNYQLASEIVDRGFVHHQAVARMWAVAAAELADATILPFDIKSYAAFLNDSLNALEDKYDEQLQQNNATFKYFRASVDSFSKATKDFKEKTLNTVNLENPLEVRRVNDRLAQLERFFIDPKGLPDRPETNHIVFSVSANNAYGSDTFAGLVDLLLEVGNKTDAQDPVTWNKIRQHLSVIAFLIGEAARSLSDNLW is encoded by the exons ATGGGCAACAAATCAATCGCTTTGCTACTAGGTGCAACATCAgcagtattttttgtttttg GTGCTTTAATTGGAGTCTATGTcattgaagaaaataagaatgCTTTTGTTACGTTGGATGTCAAGCCTTTGCTAATTGATGAAATTTCAGCTGAGAAAATTAGTGCAAACCTCAA ACACCTGACTAGTGTTCCACATGTTGCCGGAACGGAACAAGATTTGCTACAAGCGGAGTGGGTGCGGGATCGTTTCCTCGAATCCGGACTCGATGAGGCCCACACGGTGCCCTACGATGTGTTACTTTCTTATCCACGACATGGGGTGGTCAACACAGTGCAGCTGATTGATGAAAAGAATCAAGTTAATTTTACGACGGCCGGTCGCCAGCCTCCTCTCGGCACGCCACAGGATTCTTACGACAAAGTATTGCTGAATTTCAACGCATACTCGGGAAATGGCATCGCTGAA GACAACATTGTTTATGCTTATTACGGTCGAGACGTAGATTATGAAGAACTACAAAAACGTGGAGTTAACGTTACGGGACATATTGTCTTGGTGCGTTATGGCGCCATTTTCCGGGGATCGAAA GTTGTGATTGCCGCCAAATGGGGTGCAATTGGAGTCATCTTATTCACCGATCCTATAGATAAGGCAATAGAAGGCCGAAATTTTACGTTTCCAGATAGCTGGTGGTTACCTGGCATGGGAGTCGAAAGCGGCTCTCTCTATGTAGTAGATGGTGATCCCTTAACCCCTGCTTATCCAGCGATAG AAAGTGCATTTCGTTtaaaagaggaagaacagGCCAACTTGCCAAGAATTCCCGTTCAACCAGTTGGTTATGATGAAGCTGAAATATTGCTCCGTAGCATATCGTGTGAGAATCCTGCCCCACAGGAATGGGCCGGTCTCCTCGATACGCGCTACTGCCTTGGTCCTAAGCCGCTCAACACCGGCTGGAAAGTCCGGATTAACGTCAGTACTACCAATGAAATGAGAAGAACATATAACACCATAGGAATCTTACGCGGATCAGTCGAAGGGG ATCGCTACGTTTTGCTGGGAAACCACCGTGACGCTTGGACATTTGGTGCGTTAGATCCTTCTAGCGGAACAGCGTCTATGATTGAAGTCGTCCGCGCCCTTGGATAcatcatgaaaaataaaa ATTGGAGACCACGACGAACCATGGTGTTCTGCAGTTGGGGAGCAGAAGAATTCGGTTTGATTGGTTCCTATGAATGGACTCAGCAGTTTGCTAAAGTATTGAGCCAAAGGGCCGTGGCTTATCTGAACGTAGACGTGGCAGTCGGCG GAAATCAAACCCTCCGCGGCTCAGCTTACCCTATGCTTAAAAATCTAGTGATTGAATCATCTAAGCTCGTTCCTAATCCTAACGCTGCTGAGATAGCTGCTGGTAGGACAACTGTCTTTGATACCTGGGCGAAAAATGCTCCAGACGCGAATAAGCCTGGCCAACCTGC GGTTGGTAACATGGGTGGTGGCAGTGATTTTGCCCCGTTTGCCTACGTCGTTGGAACACCTACCACAGATTTCGGCTATACC GCCCCGTATTCCTACCCAACTTACCACACACTTTACGACAACTACCAATTAGCTAGTGAGATTGTGGATCGTGGTTTCGTACATCACCAAGCAGTAGCGAGAATGTGGGCAGTTGCAGCTGCTGAGCTCGCTGATGCTACAATTTTACCCTTTGATATAAAATCCTACGCAGCTTTCTTAAACGATTCGCTAAATGCACTAGAAGATAAATATGATGAGCAGCTTCAACAGAACAATGCAACTTTCA AATACTTTCGTGCCTCCGTCGATTCCTTTAGCAAAGCTACCAAGGATTTTAAGGAGAAAACTTTGAATACCGTAAATCTAGAAAATCCATTAGAAGTTAGGCGCGTTAATGACAGACTTGCTCAGCTGGAACGCTTCTTCATCGACCCTAAAGGATTGCCTGACCGTCCTGAAACCAA CCATATCGTTTTCTCTGTTAGCGCTAACAACGCCTATGGATCTGACACGTTCGCCGGATTAGTAGACTTGCTCTTGGAAGTGGGCAATAAGACGGACGCCCAGGATCCAGTTACTTGGAATAAGATTCGCCAACATTTATCAGTTATTGCTTTCTTGATTGGCGAAGCTGCTCGTTCGCTAAGCGACAATTTATGGTAA
- the LOC130704230 gene encoding N-acetylated-alpha-linked acidic dipeptidase 2-like: MYNLVQPIENKRDSKLKGPNLVQCLTELSEMWSNQDLSETKTMLEPSKKSEYWIVGIALIIFFTSGILIGRYGTSHDSQHVVDVKQLVIDQISTDQISSNLRYLTTTPHVAGTAQDLLQAEWMRDRFLEAGLDEAKTVPYDVLLSYPLPGIMNKVSLIDDRGRINYTTAGRQPPLGSPEEYSDDIMHNFNAFSASGVVEGNVVYVHYGRKKDYEYLLSRGINVSGHIALVRLGAIFRGSKVELAERYGAIGAILFSDRIEKTSQNRNFTYPDSWWMPGTGAEYGHVGRFRGGDLLTPYYPAIESAFRINEENHPGLPKIPVLAIGYEEAEVILRHISPENPAPTKWNGKMDAPYNIGPNLRNPGWKVRLDVSIANERRTTFNTIGILKGSVEDDRYVILGNHRDAWTFGALDPSSGTASMIEIARVFGNIKREQNWRPRRTIVFCSWGAHEYGLVGSYEWTQQHAKVLNQRAVAYLNVDTAVSGNRTLFGNAFPTLKHLLVDTAKLIPNPNVNEVKFGRETVFDTWITQSRDRDVVDQPSIGNLGGGSDFEGFSYVVGIPAVDFGYMTNGAYPTRYSLYDSYHLASNIVDRGFVHHQAVARMWAVMAITLSDSTILPFDVLAYASYLNQSLSLLQSRYGGVLLQNGVSLKHVRVSLDHFVFAVKNFNDNVLKNVDHSDSMAVRRINDKLMYLERFFIDPKGLPEHPETNHIVFSTSTSDSHTFSTFAGLVDLIVKVGNNTEVDDPDTWTKIRHHLSVIAFLIGEAGRSLNGDF; the protein is encoded by the exons ATGTACAACCTTGTCCAACCAATAGAAAATAAGCGCGATTCCAAGTTAAAAGGTCCCAATTTGGTGCAGTGCCTGACAGAATTATCAGAGATGTGGTCGAATCAAGACTTGTCGGAAACGAAAACGATGCTGGAGCCCAGCAAAAAATCGGAATATTGGATTGTGGGAATTGCTTTGATCATTTTCTTCACTTCAG gCATTTTGATTGGTCGATATGGAACCAGCCATGACAGCCAACATGTGGTGGATGTCAAGCAGTTGGTAATTGACCAGATATCTACAGATCAAATAAGCTCCAATCTAAG ATATTTGACAACAACTCCTCATGTAGCTGGAACGGCTCAGGATTTGTTGCAAGCTGAATGGATGAGAGATCGTTTTCTCGAAGCGGGACTGGACGAAGCCAAAACGGTACCTTACGACGTTTTATTGTCGTATCCTCTGCCAGGAATAATGAATAAAGTTTCCCTGATCGACGACCGTGGCAGAATTAATTATACAACAGCTGGTCGTCAACCGCCCCTTGGATCTCCCGAAGAATATTCAGACGACATCATGCATAACTTTAACGCGTTCTCGGCTAGTGGTGTAGTTGAG GGAAATGTTGTCTACGTTCATTACGGCCGCAAAAAGGATTACGAGTACTTACTGTCGCGAGGAATAAATGTGTCTGGTCACATTGCACTTGTTCGATTAGGAGCGATTTTTCGTGGATCCAAG GTGGAATTAGCTGAAAGATACGGTGCAATTGGAGCGATTCTATTTTCTGATCGAATTGAGAAAACGAGTCAAAATCGTAATTTTACCTATCCTGATAGCTGGTGGATGCCGGGCACTGGAGCCGAGTATGGTCACGTCGGCCGCTTTCGAGGCGGTGACCTGTTGACGCCCTACTATCCGGCTATTG AAAGCGCTTTCAGAATCAATGAAGAAAATCACCCAGGTCTGCCTAAAATTCCTGTACTGGCGATAGGTTATGAAGAGGCCGAAGTAATTCTTAGGCACATCTCCCCCGAAAACCCTGCGCCCACGAAATGGAACGGCAAAATGGATGCACCCTATAATATTGGACCCAATCTTCGCAATCCTGGATGGAAAGTTAGGTTAGACGTCAGCATAGCTAATGAAAGGAGAACCACTTTCAATACAATAGGAATTTTAAAAGGATCAGTCGAAGATG ATCGCTATGTCATATTGGGAAATCACCGCGATGCCTGGACATTTGGAGCATTGGACCCGTCAAGTGGCACGGCGTCTATGATTGAAATCGCAAGGGTTTTTGGAAACATAAAACGCGAACAAA ATTGGCGACCACGTAGGACAATAGTGTTCTGTAGCTGGGGTGCTCATGAATATGGATTAGTTGGATCATATGAATGGACCCAGCAACACGCAAAAGTTCTTAACCAAAGAGCTGTGGCGTATCTTAACGTAGACACTGCCGTCAGTG GTAACCGCACTCTCTTTGGCAACGCTTTTCCCACCTTGAAGCATTTGTTGGTCGATACAGCTAAACTTATACCGAATCCAAATGTTAATGAAGTAAAGTTTGGTCGGGAAACAGTCTTCGATACATGGATAACGCAATCGCGAGATCGAGATGTTGTTGATCAACCATC GATAGGAAATCTTGGTGGTGGCAGCGATTTTGAAGGATTTTCTTACGTCGTCGGGATACCAGCAGTTGATTTTGGCTACATG acAAACGGTGCTTACCCGACCCGATATTCCTTGTACGATAGTTATCATTTGGCAAGCAACATTGTTGATAGAGGATTTGTTCACCATCAAGCTGTGGCACGAATGTGGGCTGTCATGGCTATTACGCTGTCTGATTCTACTATTCTGCCATTTGATGTTTTAGCTTACGCATCCTACCTGAATCAATCACTAAGTTTGCTGCAAAGTCGATACGGAGGCGTTTTACTTCAGAACGGCGTTTCGCTAA aaCACGTACGAGTTTCCCTTGATCATTTCGTATTCGCTGTAAAGAATTTCAACGATAACGTACTGAAGAATGTTGATCATTCTGATAGTATGGCAGTGCGGCGAATCAACGATAAGCTCATGTATTTGGAACGCTTCTTCATTGACCCGAAAGGCTTACCTGAGCATCCTGAAACTAA TCATATCGTATTCTCGACAAGCACCAGCGATTCCCATACGTTCAGCACTTTTGCCGGCCTTGTGGATCTGATCGTAAAAGTGGGAAATA